Proteins found in one Chaetodon auriga isolate fChaAug3 chromosome 12, fChaAug3.hap1, whole genome shotgun sequence genomic segment:
- the cdk5 gene encoding cyclin-dependent kinase 5 yields MQKYEKLEKIGEGTYGTVFKAKNRETHEIVALKRVRLDDDDEGVPSSALREICLLKELKHKNIVRLHDVLHSDKKLTLVFEYCDQDLKKYFDSCNGDLDPETVKSFMYQLLKGLAFCHSRNVLHRDLKPQNLLINRNGELKLADFGLARAFGIPVRCYSAEVVTLWYRPPDVLFGAKLYSTSIDMWSAGCIFAELANAGRPLFPGNDVDDQLKRIFRLLGTPTEEQWQTMTKLPDYKPYPMYPATTSLVNVVPKLSSTGRDLLQNLLKCNPVQRISAEEALQHPYFADFCPP; encoded by the exons atgcagaaatatgAAAAGCTTGAAAAAATCGGAGAGG GTACGTATGGGACAGTTTTCAAGGCTAAAAACAGAGAAACCCACGAAATCGTGGCTTTGAAAAGAGTCAGATTGGACGATGACGACGAG GGGGTGCCAAGTTCTGCTCTGAGAGAAATCTGTCTTCTGAAGGAGCTaaagcataaaaacattgtCAG aCTACATGATGTTTTGCACAGTGACAAGAAGTTAACCTTGGTTTTTGAATATTGTGATCAG GATTTGAAGAAGTATTTTGACAGCTGCAATGGAGATCTAGATCCTGAAACTGTGAAG TCATTCATGTACCAGCTGTTGAAAGGCCTTGCTTTCTGCCACAGTCGAAACGTTCTTCACAGAGATCTGAAGCCGCAGAATCTCCTCATAAACAGG AACGGGGAGTTGAAGCTGGCTGACTTCGGGTTGGCTCGAGCCTTTGGCATTCCTGTGAGGTGTTACTCAGCAGAG GTGGTGACATTGTGGTACCGGCCTCCAgatgtgctgtttggtgctaaACTTTATTCTACCTCAATTGACATGTGGTCTGCTGGATGCATATTTGCAG AGCTGGCCAACGCTGGAAGGCCGTTATTCCCCGGCAACGATGTGGACGACCAGTTGAAAAGAATCTTcag ATTGTTGGGTACACCGACTGAAGAACAGTGGCAGACCATGACGAAACTCCCTGATTACAAG CCATATCCCATGTATCCAGCCACCACCTCACTGGTGAACGTGGTCCCCAAACTAAGTAGCACAGGACGGGATCTTCTCCAG AACCTGTTAAAATGTAATCCAGTCCAGAGGATCTCTGCAGAAGAGGCCTTGCAGCACCCTTACTTTGCCGATTTCTGTCCACCCTAA
- the abcb8 gene encoding mitochondrial potassium channel ATP-binding subunit: MFQLLCCRASITAPVRSLSLHPRCNNTADIWKLTRRYTSPGSTAHGSSQQPGNAISRFWSLTQRAVRRPIARTSKPPAVALKFILGPAALTVSARLFCHVAYCEADENNNIPVEVAVKSPVPEFKWHILWEFVKPQLFALVGAVVLAFAAAILNIQIPLMLGDLVNVVARYLREQTRNYVQEIKGPALKLLGLYGIQGLLTSGYIILLSRVGERVAADMRKTLFASLLRQDVAFFDANKTGQLVNRLTADIQEFKSSFKLVISQGLRSITQTVGCFVSLYIISPKLTGLTVVVLPCLVGAGALMGSFLRKLSRLAQEQVAKATGVADEALGNVRTVKAFAMEERELQLYAYEVDKSCEMNENLGAGIAVFQGLSNIALNCIVLGTIFAGGTLISSNEMSPGDLMSFLVASQTVQRSLASISILFGQMVRGISSGARVFEYLALKPTIPLSGGGRIPYHSLMGRVDFMDISFSYPTRPGHQILKKFNLTLPPCKTVAIVGESGGGKSTVASLLERFYDPTSGVIMLDGLDIRTLDLAWFRGQVIGFINQEPVLFGSSVMENIRFGKPEATDAEVINAAKQANAHRFITAFPDGYNTVVGERGVTLSGGQKQRIAIARALIKNPTILVLDEATSALDAESERVVQEALDRATRGRTVLIIAHRLSTIQGADLICVISNGRIVEAGTHLELLSKGGLYSDLVRRQRAEGQK, from the exons atgtttcagctcCTCTGTTGTAGAGCAAGCATTACTGCTCCAGTGCGATCATTGTCGTTACACCCGCGATGCAATAACACAGCAGACATATGGAAACTTACACG GCGGTACACATCTCCAGGATCTACTGCACATGGCTCCTCACAGCAGCCTGGGAATGCCATCAGCCGTTTTTGGAGCCTCACTCAGAGGGCTGTCCGCCGGCCCATCGCCCGAACATCCAAACCCCCAGCAGTGGCTCTGAAGTTTATCCTGGGACCAGCAGCGCTCACCGTCTCTGCACGACTGTTTTGTCATGTGGCTTACTGCGAGGCAGATGAGAATAACAACATCCCTGTTGAAGTTGCAGTCAAAAGCCCCGTGCCTGAGTTCAAATGGCATATCCTGTGGGAATTTGTCAAACCTCAACTGTTTGCTCTCGTCGGTGCTGTTGTG cttgcTTTTGCCGCAGCTATCTTGAATATTCAAATCCCCTTGATGCTGGGGGATCTGGTGAATGTGGTGGCACGTTACCTGAGAGAACAAACGAGGAATTATGTCCAGGAGATAAAAGGTCCTGCACTGAAATTACTTGGACTGTATGGTATCCAA GGCCTGCTGACGAGTGGCTACATCATCCTGCTTTCGAGGGTTGGGGAGAGAGTTGCAGCAGACATGAGGAAGACCCTTTTCGCATCCCTGCTGAG GCAAGATGTGGCTTTCTTTGATGCAAATAAAACTGGACAGCTGGTGAATCGATTGACTGCTGACATTCAGGAATTCAAGTCATCCTTTAAATTGGTCATCTCTCAG GGTCTTCGGAGTATTACACAGACAGTTGgatgttttgtctctctctatATCATCTCCCCCAAACTCACGGGTTTGACCGTGGTTGTCCTCCCTTGTCTAGTGGGAGCAGGGGCTCTCATGGGCTCATTCCTCCGCAAACTGTCCCGTTTGGCTCAAGAGCAG gTTGCAAAAGCAACAGGAGTGGCAGACGAAGCACTCGGCAATGTTCGGACAGTGAAAGCGTTTGCGATGGAGGAACGAGAGCTCCA gctATATGCATATGAGGTTGATAAAtcatgtgaaatgaatgaaaatcttGGTGCTGGAATAGCAGTTTTCCAAGGACTCTCAAACATTGCCCtgaact GCATTGTCCTAGGAACTATTTTTGCTGGAGGGACGTTAATTTCTAGCAATGAAATGAGCCCTGGAGACCTCATGTCTTTCCTGGTTGCTTCCCAGACTGTTCAGAG GTCATTGGCGAGTATCTCTATCCTTTTTGGACAG ATGGTGAGAGGAATAAGCTCTGGGGCTCGGGTCTTTGAATACTTGGCTTTGAAGCCGACCATACCGCTGTCTGGAGGAGGACGCATCCCGTACCATTCTCTGATGGGAAGAGTGGATTTTATGGACATTTCattcag cTATCCAACAAGACCTGGCCATCAGATTTTGAAGAAGTTCAACTTGACGCTGCCGCCTTGTAAAACTGTTGCCATTGTGGGAGAATCTGGAGGAG GAAAGTCCACCGTGGCGTCCTTGCTGGAGCGTTTCTATGACCCGACCAGCGGTGTAATCATGCTGGACGGACTTGACATCCGAACACTTGATCTGGCCTGGTTCAGGGGGCAGGTCATTGGATTTATCAATCAG GAGCCAGTTTTGTTCGGATCATCTGTCATGGAGAACATCCGCTTTGGGAAGCCTGAGGCCACAGATGCTGAGGTCATTAATGCAGCCAAGCAGGCCAATGCTCACCGCTTCATTACAGCTTTCCCAGACGGCTATAACACTGTGGTTG GTGAGCGAGGTGTGACGCTATCAGGTGGCCAGAAGCAACGCATCGCTATCGCCCGCGCCTTGATCAAGAACCCCACCATCCTGGTGCTGGACGAAGCCACGAGCGCCCTGGATGCAGAATCAGAGCGAGTGGTGCAGGAGGCTCTGGACAGGGCCACAAGGGGTCGCACCGTACTTATTATCGCCCACCGGCTGAGCACCATTCAAGGGGCTGACCTCATCTGTGTCATCAGCAATGGCCGCATTGTGGAG GCTGGGACTCACTTGGAGCTGCTGAGCAAAGGAGGACTTTATTCAGATCTAGTCCGTCGGCAAAGAGCTGAGGGGCAGAAATGA
- the atg9b gene encoding autophagy-related protein 9B: MANFEAYQEYQRIEDFEEDSPPGEEDLLVHVPEGLKDSWHHIKNLDNFFTRIYHFHQKNGFACMMLSECFELVQFLFVVTFTTFLVNCVEYDVLFANRAVNHTGPGHGPLDKNKVTLPDAILPSQQCTQSIQENSWIIFLLIMAAIFWIYRLVKVFCNVLSYWEIRQFYIKALKIRMDELCNVTWQEVQDRLISLQREQQMCIHKKELTELDIYHRILRFKNYMVAMINKSLLPVQLQLPLLGNVVFLTQGLKYNFELILFWGPCSLFQNKWNLHPKYKRNGNRLELAQQLSRVILLMGVANLLLCPFILVWQVLYAFFSYTEVIRREPGSLGARRWSLYGRLYLRHFNELNHELHGRLGRGYKPTSKYMNSFTSPLLTVLAKNIAFFSGSVLAVLIALTVYDEDVLTVQHILTAITVLGVVITITRSFIPDEHMVWCPEQLLQCMLAHIHYMPDHWRGNANKSETRDEVAQLFQYKAVFILEELLSPIVTPFILIFLLRNKSLEIIDFFRNFTVEVVGVGDICSFAQMDIRRHGNPTWLSEGQTEASIYQQAENGKTELSLMQFTIKNPRWQPPQESSVFISHLKEKVQHDAQTGPSTQLLLSEAPLCTSLQSNESATGPDNLLASVLAHPVLTASGLQGRDHRFIPPSTAASAAASVLASLSTSQLSHPSRGRPHGLLPSSVHPESTMYRSDRTIIDSMTNSDSRIRSNTLHSEFASAEMSLHAIYLHELHQQSSHPQRTSGQWQNPVPMRDLHTNAGFQAHCSLGSSISMPTPVHLGRWQEEEEEEEEDDHEINSGSTPKQGTGSGC; the protein is encoded by the exons ATGGCCAACTTTGAAGCCTACCAGGAGTATCAGAGGATTGAGGACTTTGAGGAGGACTCCCCACCTGGGGAGGAGGATTTGCTGGTGCATGTGCCCGAAGGCCTGAAAG ACTCATGGCACCATATCAAGAACCTGGATAACTTCTTCACAAGG ATCTATCATTTTCACCAAAAGAATGGCTTTGCCTGTATGATGTTGTCAGAATGCTTTGAACTTGT tcagtttttgtttgttgtcacaTTCACAACGTTCCTTGTCAACTGTGTTGAGTATGATGTCCTGTTTGCCAATCGAGCGGTCAACCACACCGGGCCGGGCCATGGCCCCCTGGACAAGAACAAGGTCACTCTTCCAGATGCCATCCTACCTAGCCAGCAGTGCACTCAGAG CATCCAAGAGAACAGCTGGATTATATTCCTTCTCATCATGGCAGCCATATTCTGGATCTATCGACTTGTTAAAGTCTTTTGCAATGTTCTGAGCTACTGGGAGATCAGGCAGTTCTACATTAAAGCACTGAAGATCAGAATG gATGAACTATGCAATGTAACATGGCAGGAAGTGCAGGACCGGCTCATCAGCCTGCAGCGAGAACAGCAAATGTGCATTCACAAGAAAGAGCTAACAGAGCTCGACATCTATCACCGCATCCTGCGATTCAAGAACTACATGGTGGCTATGATAAACAAATCACTGCTGCcggtgcagctgcagctccccCTGCTGGGAAATGTGGTGTTCCTCACCCAGGGCCTCAAGTACAACTTTGAGCTCATCCTCTTCTGGGGTCCTTGCTCCCTGTTTCAGAATAAGTGGAACCTGCACCCCAAGTACAAGCGGAATGGAAACCGCCTGGAGCTCGCGCAGCAGCTGAGTAGAGTCATCCTGCTGATGGGTGTGGCCAACTTGCTGCTTTGTCCCTTCATCCTGGTGTGGCAGGTGCTCTACGCCTTCTTCAGCTACACCGAAGTGATCCGCAGAGAACCTGGAAGCCTGGGTGCACGACGCTGGTCCCTGTATGGCCGCCTGTATCTGCGGCACTTCAATGAGCTGAACCATGAGCTGCACGGACGTTTAGGCCGTGGCTACAAGCCCACTTCCAAGTACATGAACTCCTTTACATCGCCGCTGCTGACTGTGCTGGCTAAGAACATTGCCTTCTTCTCAGGCTCAGTGTTGGCTGTGCTCATTGCGCTGACAGTCTATGATGAGGATGTTCTGACAGTGCAGCACATTCTCACTGCTATCACTGTGCTGGGGGTGGTTATTACAATCACCAG gtccttcatcccagaTGAGCATATGGTGTGGTGtccagaacagctgctgcagtgtatGCTGGCACACATTCACTACATGCCAGACCACTGGAGGGGCAACGCTAACAAGAGCGAGACCCGTGACGAGGTGGCGCAGCTGTTCCAGTACAAAGCG GTGTTCATCTTGGAGGAGTTGCTCAGCCCTATCGTCACAcccttcatcctcatcttcctcctgagGAATAAGTCTCTAGAGATCATTGACTTCTTCAGGAACTTCACTGTGGAGGTGGTTGGAGTCGGAGACATCTGTTCATTTGCTCAGATGGACATCAGACGTCATGGAAACCCAACA TGGCTGTCAGAGGGCCAGACGGAGGCTTCCATTTACCAACAGGCTGAAAATGGCAAGACAGAGTTGTCTCTCATGCAATTCACCATCAAGAACCCACGCTGGCAGCCGCCTCAGGAGAGCTCAGTGTTTATCAGCCACCTGAAAGAAAAGGTGCAGCACGATGCACAGACCGGCCCCTCcacccagctgctgctctctgaggcTCCTCTCTGCACCTCCCTGCAGTCCAACGAGTCTGCCACTGGG CCTGATAATCTGTTGGCTAGTGTCCTGGCCCACCCCGTTCTAACTGCGTCGGGACTGCAAGGGCGAGACCATCGCTTCATCCCGCCAAGCAccgctgcttctgctgctgccagcgTCCTGGCCTCTCTGTCCACCTCCcagctctcacatcccagcCGCGGCCGCCCACATGgcctcctgccctcctccgtcCACCCCGAGAGCACCATGTACCGCAGCGATCGCACCATTATTGACAG TATGACTAACAGTGACTCTCGCATCCGGAGCAATACACTGCACTCAGAGTTTGCCTCAGCAGAGATGAGTCTCCATGCCATCTATCTGCATGAG ctgcaccagcagagCTCCCACCCACAGAGAACTTCGGGGCAGTGGCAGAACCCAGTGCCAATGAGAGATCTGCACACAAACGCTG